From one Candidatus Methanoplasma termitum genomic stretch:
- the rrp42 gene encoding exosome complex protein Rrp42 yields the protein MKKMSEYIISEIKRDHIMNLLKEGKREDGRGVDDIREVQISVGCIESADGSARVKVGKTEVIAGVKIIPGTPFGDTPDSGVLTMGAELIPMAHPMFESGPPGEDAIELARVVDRGIRESGMVDVKALCITAGEEVWMCFVDIYALDYDGNLFDAANLATVSALRTAVIPGEQYGKGENRPLPVTCTPVSITSVKIGNDLILDPNFDEEMISSARLTVTTDDDGNFRAMQKGGKGSITRKELSLCLDRAVEKGKVLRKIIG from the coding sequence GTGAAGAAGATGAGTGAATACATCATCTCCGAGATAAAAAGGGATCATATCATGAACCTTCTGAAGGAAGGTAAAAGAGAGGACGGCAGAGGCGTAGACGATATAAGGGAAGTTCAGATCTCTGTCGGATGCATTGAGAGTGCGGACGGCTCGGCGAGGGTCAAGGTCGGAAAGACAGAGGTCATCGCGGGAGTGAAGATCATACCTGGAACACCCTTCGGGGACACGCCGGACAGCGGAGTCCTTACGATGGGTGCCGAGCTGATACCTATGGCTCACCCGATGTTCGAATCCGGTCCTCCAGGAGAGGATGCGATCGAACTCGCAAGAGTTGTGGACCGCGGTATTCGCGAATCCGGCATGGTGGATGTCAAAGCCCTCTGCATAACCGCAGGAGAAGAGGTTTGGATGTGCTTCGTCGATATTTACGCATTGGATTACGACGGGAACCTGTTCGATGCCGCTAACCTTGCAACTGTAAGCGCACTGAGGACGGCGGTCATTCCGGGAGAGCAGTACGGTAAAGGGGAGAACAGACCTCTGCCCGTGACCTGCACCCCCGTATCGATCACCTCGGTCAAAATAGGAAATGATTTAATACTTGACCCAAATTTCGACGAAGAGATGATCTCATCTGCCCGCCTGACCGTCACCACAGACGACGACGGCAACTTCAGGGCCATGCAGAAAGGAGGGAAGGGTTCTATCACACGAAAAGAACTCAGCCTCTGTCTTGACAGGGCCGTCGAGAAGGGAAAGGTCTTAAGAAAGATCATTGGGTGA
- the rrp41 gene encoding exosome complex exonuclease Rrp41: MSGQTDMVLVNKKGVRIDGRKTDEHRPVHIEAGVLSNADGSAYLEIGKNKVLAAVYGPRECHPRHLQDPTKAIIQCKYNMQAFSVSDRKRPGPDRRSIEISKIIAEALEKVVLTELYPRASIDVYIEILQANAGTRCAGLTAASVALADAGIPMRDIVPAIAAGKADGHVLLDLNKEEDNYGQADVPLAIVPSTDEIVLLQMDGNMTREEFDKALDMAFGACHDLYEIQKAALKTKYAATKGGEEDE, from the coding sequence ATGAGCGGACAAACTGACATGGTATTGGTTAATAAGAAAGGCGTGAGGATCGACGGCAGGAAGACCGACGAACACAGGCCAGTTCACATTGAAGCGGGGGTGCTCAGCAACGCTGACGGCTCCGCATATTTAGAGATAGGAAAGAACAAAGTGCTTGCCGCGGTATACGGACCGAGGGAATGCCACCCAAGGCATCTTCAGGATCCGACCAAAGCGATCATCCAGTGCAAATACAACATGCAGGCGTTCTCCGTCAGCGACAGAAAAAGACCGGGCCCGGACAGAAGATCCATCGAGATCTCGAAGATAATCGCCGAGGCTTTGGAGAAAGTGGTCCTGACCGAGCTTTACCCGCGTGCGTCCATCGATGTGTACATCGAGATCCTTCAGGCGAACGCCGGAACGAGATGCGCAGGACTGACAGCGGCATCCGTAGCGCTTGCCGATGCGGGGATACCGATGCGCGACATTGTCCCCGCCATAGCGGCCGGTAAAGCGGACGGCCATGTTCTGCTGGATCTTAATAAAGAGGAGGACAACTACGGACAGGCGGACGTTCCGCTTGCGATAGTTCCGTCAACAGATGAGATCGTCCTTCTGCAGATGGACGGCAACATGACAAGAGAAGAATTCGACAAAGCTCTTGACATGGCCTTCGGTGCGTGTCACGATCTGTATGAGATACAGAAGGCCGCGCTTAAAACCAAATACGCCGCGACGAAGGGAGGTGAAGAAGATGAGTGA